A region from the Halobellus litoreus genome encodes:
- a CDS encoding ribonuclease J, producing MEIEIATIGGYEEVGRQMTAVRAGDDVVIFDMGLNLSQVLIHDNVETEKMHSLDLIDMGAIPDDRVMSDLEGDVQAIVPTHGHLDHIGAISKLAHRYDAPVVSAPFTVELAKQQVEDETKFSGSFDNDFVKMEAGETMSIGDSGNVELEFVHVTHSIIDAINPVLHTPEGAIVYGLDKRMDHSPVLEDPIDMERFREIGREGNGVLCYIEDCTNAGRKGRTPSESHARNHLEDTIRSVEDYDGGIVATTFSSHVSRVSSIVEFAKDIGRQPVLLGRSMEKYSGTAERLGFVDFPDDVGMYGHRKSVDRTFKRIMKEGKENFLPVVTGHQGEPRAMLTRMGRGETPYEIEDGDKVIFSARVIPEPTNEGQRYQSERLLKMQGARIYDEVHVSGHLREEGHYQMLDALQPQHVIPAHQNLKGFSPYVDLAESQGYALGRDLHVTRNGNMIQLVE from the coding sequence ATGGAAATCGAAATTGCGACAATCGGCGGATACGAAGAGGTCGGTCGACAGATGACGGCCGTTCGCGCGGGCGACGACGTCGTCATCTTCGACATGGGCCTGAACCTCAGTCAGGTCCTCATCCACGACAACGTGGAGACCGAAAAGATGCACAGTCTCGACTTGATCGATATGGGCGCGATCCCGGACGACCGGGTGATGTCCGACCTCGAGGGCGACGTGCAGGCCATCGTGCCGACGCACGGTCACCTCGACCACATCGGCGCGATCTCGAAGCTCGCACACCGGTACGACGCGCCGGTCGTCTCCGCGCCGTTCACGGTCGAGTTGGCGAAACAGCAGGTCGAGGACGAGACCAAGTTCAGCGGGAGCTTCGACAACGACTTCGTGAAGATGGAGGCCGGCGAGACGATGTCGATCGGCGACTCCGGCAACGTCGAACTCGAATTCGTCCACGTCACCCACTCGATCATCGACGCGATCAACCCGGTGCTGCACACGCCCGAGGGCGCGATCGTCTACGGCCTCGACAAGCGGATGGACCACTCGCCGGTGCTCGAAGACCCGATCGATATGGAGCGCTTCCGCGAGATCGGTCGCGAGGGCAACGGCGTCCTCTGTTACATCGAGGACTGTACGAACGCGGGCCGGAAGGGCCGAACGCCCTCGGAATCGCACGCGCGAAACCACCTCGAAGACACCATCCGCTCGGTCGAGGATTACGACGGCGGGATCGTCGCCACGACCTTCTCCTCGCACGTCTCACGCGTCTCCTCGATCGTCGAGTTCGCGAAGGACATCGGCCGTCAACCCGTCCTGCTGGGCCGCTCGATGGAGAAGTACTCCGGCACCGCGGAGCGACTCGGCTTCGTCGACTTCCCCGACGACGTCGGGATGTACGGTCACCGCAAGTCCGTCGACCGCACGTTCAAGCGGATTATGAAGGAAGGAAAGGAGAACTTCCTCCCCGTCGTCACGGGCCACCAGGGCGAGCCGCGCGCGATGCTCACCCGGATGGGTCGCGGCGAGACCCCCTACGAGATCGAGGACGGCGACAAGGTCATCTTCAGCGCCCGGGTCATCCCGGAGCCCACGAACGAGGGCCAGCGCTACCAGTCAGAGCGGCTCCTGAAGATGCAGGGCGCGCGCATCTACGACGAGGTCCACGTCTCGGGCCACCTGCGCGAGGAGGGCCACTACCAGATGCTGGACGCGCTCCAACCGCAGCACGTCATCCCCGCCCACCAGAACCTCAAGGGCTTCTCGCCGTACGTCGATCTCGCGGAGTCACAGGGCTACGCGCTCGGCCGGGACCTGCACGTCACGCGGAACGGGAATATGATCCAGCTGGTGGAGTGA
- the ilvD gene encoding dihydroxy-acid dehydratase: MSKQEPPEREDGADEEPFSTGKDPDLPSTDVTEGPDKAPHRAMFRAMGFDDEDLGSPMVGVANPAADITPCNVHLDDVADAAIEGVEEAGGMPIEFGTITISDAISMGTEGMKASLISREVIADSVELVAFGERMDALVTVAGCDKNLPGMMMASIRTDLPSVFLYGGSIMPGQHEGRDVTVQNVFEGVGTYAEGKMSADELDDLERHACPGAGSCGGMFTANTMASISEALGMAPLGTADPPAEDPERYDVARRSGEAVLNAVENDIRPSDILSKESFENAIALQVAIGGSTNAVLHLLALAAEAGIDLSIEEFDEISRKTPKIANLQPGGTKTMNDLHEEGGVPIVIRRLLDAGLFHGDAMTVTGRTIEEELDELDLPGDDEITGDFIYTVDDPYQEEGAIKILTGNLAPDGAVLKVTGDDKFHHQGPARVFESEEEAMRYVQEGHIESGDVIVIRNEGPQGGPGMREMLGVTAAVVGQGHEDDVALLTDGRFSGATRGPMVGHVAPEAAVGGAIGLVEDGDEITVDIPERELSVDLDDAELEARRENWEPREPAYTSGVLAKYGTDFGSAANGAVTNPGAKE; this comes from the coding sequence ATGAGCAAGCAGGAACCACCCGAACGCGAGGACGGCGCGGACGAGGAGCCGTTCTCGACCGGCAAGGACCCGGACCTCCCCAGCACGGACGTCACGGAGGGGCCGGACAAAGCGCCCCACCGCGCGATGTTCCGCGCGATGGGGTTCGACGACGAGGACCTCGGGTCGCCGATGGTCGGCGTCGCGAACCCCGCCGCCGACATCACCCCGTGCAACGTCCACCTCGACGACGTCGCCGACGCGGCCATCGAGGGCGTCGAGGAGGCCGGGGGGATGCCGATCGAGTTCGGGACGATCACCATCTCCGACGCCATCTCGATGGGCACCGAGGGGATGAAAGCGTCGCTGATCTCCCGAGAGGTCATCGCCGACTCCGTCGAACTCGTCGCCTTCGGCGAGCGGATGGACGCGCTCGTCACCGTCGCCGGCTGCGACAAGAACCTCCCGGGAATGATGATGGCCTCGATCCGGACGGACCTCCCCTCCGTGTTCCTCTACGGGGGCTCGATTATGCCGGGCCAACACGAGGGTCGCGACGTGACCGTCCAAAACGTCTTCGAGGGGGTCGGCACCTACGCGGAGGGCAAGATGAGTGCCGACGAACTCGACGACCTCGAACGGCACGCCTGCCCCGGCGCCGGCTCCTGCGGCGGGATGTTCACCGCCAACACGATGGCCTCAATCTCCGAAGCGCTCGGTATGGCCCCGCTCGGCACCGCCGATCCGCCCGCCGAGGACCCCGAGCGCTACGACGTCGCGCGGCGGTCCGGCGAGGCCGTCCTCAACGCCGTCGAGAACGACATCCGGCCCTCGGACATCCTCTCGAAGGAGTCCTTCGAGAACGCTATCGCCCTGCAGGTCGCGATCGGGGGGTCGACCAACGCCGTGCTCCACCTGCTCGCGCTCGCCGCCGAGGCGGGGATCGACCTCTCGATCGAGGAGTTCGACGAGATTTCCAGGAAGACGCCGAAGATCGCGAACCTGCAGCCCGGCGGCACGAAGACGATGAACGACCTCCACGAGGAGGGCGGCGTCCCGATCGTGATCCGCCGGCTCCTCGACGCGGGGCTGTTCCACGGCGACGCGATGACCGTCACCGGACGCACCATCGAAGAGGAACTCGACGAACTGGACCTGCCGGGCGACGACGAGATCACCGGCGACTTCATTTACACCGTCGACGACCCCTACCAGGAGGAGGGCGCGATCAAGATCCTCACGGGGAACCTCGCGCCCGACGGCGCGGTGCTGAAGGTGACGGGCGACGACAAGTTCCACCACCAGGGCCCCGCGCGGGTCTTCGAGAGCGAAGAAGAGGCGATGCGGTACGTCCAGGAGGGTCACATCGAGTCCGGCGACGTCATCGTGATCAGGAACGAGGGGCCGCAGGGCGGCCCGGGTATGCGCGAGATGCTCGGCGTCACGGCCGCGGTCGTCGGACAGGGCCACGAGGACGACGTCGCGCTCCTGACCGACGGCCGCTTCTCCGGAGCGACCCGCGGTCCGATGGTCGGCCACGTCGCACCCGAGGCAGCGGTCGGCGGCGCGATCGGGCTCGTGGAAGACGGCGACGAGATCACCGTCGACATTCCCGAGCGCGAGCTCTCCGTCGACCTCGACGACGCGGAGCTCGAAGCGCGGCGGGAGAACTGGGAGCCGCGTGAGCCGGCATACACGTCCGGCGTGCTCGCCAAGTACGGCACCGACTTCGGGTCGGCCGCGAACGGCGCGGTGACGAACCCCGGCGCGAAGGAGTAG
- a CDS encoding putative quinol monooxygenase, with protein MTVRQASFPITPEKRSEALDLGEDLLEQSNQEAGAIDYQAATDVRDENTSRFLE; from the coding sequence GTGACCGTGCGGCAGGCGTCTTTTCCGATCACCCCCGAGAAGCGTTCCGAAGCGCTGGACCTTGGGGAAGACCTCCTCGAACAGTCGAACCAGGAGGCGGGAGCGATCGACTATCAGGCGGCGACGGACGTCCGAGACGAGAACACGAGCAGGTTCCTCGAGTAG
- the asd gene encoding aspartate-semialdehyde dehydrogenase, with the protein MSVRVGILGATGAVGQRFIQLLEDHPTFELAALTASESSAGESYREAAKWRVNTPIPDDVAEMTVSATSPSAVPDDVDLLFSSLPSGVAAEVEPDFLEAGYVVSSNSSNDRMAPDVPLTIPEINPGHLDLIEIQREERGWDGALVKNPNCSTITMVPTLAALDQFGLEAVQVSTLQAVSGAGYSGVTSMEIIDNAIPHINGEDDKMETESRKLLGAFDGAELELHGMDVSASCNRIPTLDGHLENVFAETAEDVSVEEAAAAMREHPSADLHSSPEQLIHVFEDFDRPQPRLDRERGDGMQISAGGLQETTNGVQYNCLAHNTIRGAAGASLLNGELLVEEGWV; encoded by the coding sequence ATGTCAGTACGTGTCGGCATCCTCGGCGCAACGGGCGCAGTGGGACAGCGATTCATCCAACTCCTCGAAGACCATCCGACCTTCGAACTCGCGGCGCTCACCGCCTCGGAGTCGAGCGCGGGCGAGTCCTACCGGGAGGCGGCGAAGTGGCGCGTCAACACCCCGATTCCGGACGACGTCGCCGAAATGACGGTCAGTGCGACGTCGCCGTCGGCCGTCCCCGACGACGTCGATCTGCTCTTCTCGTCGCTCCCCTCGGGCGTCGCGGCCGAGGTCGAACCCGACTTCCTGGAGGCGGGCTACGTCGTCTCCTCGAACTCCTCGAACGACCGGATGGCCCCGGACGTGCCGCTGACGATCCCGGAGATCAACCCCGGCCACCTCGATCTGATCGAGATCCAGCGCGAGGAGCGCGGCTGGGACGGCGCGCTGGTGAAGAACCCGAACTGCTCGACGATCACGATGGTCCCGACGCTCGCGGCGCTGGACCAGTTCGGCCTCGAAGCCGTCCAGGTCTCGACGCTGCAGGCCGTCTCGGGCGCGGGCTACTCCGGCGTCACCTCGATGGAGATCATCGACAACGCGATTCCGCACATCAACGGCGAGGACGACAAGATGGAGACCGAGTCGCGGAAGCTTCTCGGCGCGTTCGACGGCGCGGAACTCGAACTCCACGGGATGGACGTCTCCGCTTCCTGCAACCGGATTCCGACGCTGGACGGCCACCTCGAGAACGTCTTCGCCGAGACGGCCGAGGACGTCTCGGTCGAGGAGGCGGCCGCCGCGATGCGGGAGCACCCGAGCGCGGACCTCCACTCCTCGCCCGAACAACTCATCCACGTCTTCGAGGACTTCGACCGCCCGCAGCCCCGACTCGACCGCGAGCGCGGCGACGGGATGCAGATCTCCGCCGGCGGCCTCCAGGAGACCACGAACGGCGTCCAGTACAACTGCCTCGCCCACAACACGATCCGCGGTGCGGCCGGCGCGTCGCTGCTCAACGGCGAACTGCTCGTCGAAGAGGGCTGGGTCTAG
- a CDS encoding redoxin domain-containing protein: MTSSLAIGDEAPTFTATYKGSDHESFDLADHLGDGPVVLAFFPGAFTPPCSNEMVALQEHHDDFAAAGATLLGVSADSAFSLGAFADEYDLEFDLVSDMDGDTIEAYGLTMDIPDLGLYGIANRAVFVLDDEGIVAYSWVADDPTNEPDYEELLAEVRKL; encoded by the coding sequence ATGACATCCTCACTGGCGATCGGCGACGAGGCACCGACGTTCACTGCGACGTACAAGGGCAGCGACCACGAGTCGTTCGACCTCGCCGACCACCTCGGCGACGGTCCCGTCGTGCTCGCGTTCTTCCCCGGTGCGTTCACTCCCCCGTGTTCCAACGAGATGGTGGCGCTGCAGGAGCACCACGACGACTTCGCGGCCGCGGGCGCGACGCTGCTCGGCGTGAGCGCCGACTCGGCGTTCTCGCTCGGTGCGTTCGCCGACGAGTACGACTTGGAGTTCGACCTCGTGAGCGATATGGACGGCGACACCATCGAGGCGTACGGCCTCACGATGGACATCCCCGATCTGGGACTGTACGGCATCGCCAACCGCGCCGTGTTCGTCCTCGACGACGAGGGGATCGTCGCCTACAGTTGGGTCGCCGACGACCCGACGAACGAACCCGATTACGAGGAACTGCTCGCCGAGGTGCGGAAGCTCTGA
- a CDS encoding inositol monophosphatase family protein, with protein MDEDRVALARRAAEAGAAVAADRFRTDIDVEHKNGKTDVVTQADRDAQTAVVDVIRERYPDDAVVGEEDEELKDVPDAGPAWVIDPIDGTNNYVRGTRVWGTSVAAVRDGEPLAAATNLPALGDVYWTDGETTYRDGERVTVSTRSDPEACVVTPTMWWNFDERDEYGRACQAIADRFGDLRRAGCAQAELAAVADGSLDGVVTNLRAYPWDTVAGVAMIRAAGGTVTDLAGDRWRHDSVGLVASNGRVHDAVLAAARDIDGE; from the coding sequence ATGGACGAAGACCGAGTGGCTCTCGCCCGACGGGCCGCCGAAGCGGGTGCGGCGGTCGCCGCCGATCGATTTCGGACGGACATCGACGTCGAACATAAGAACGGCAAGACAGACGTCGTGACGCAGGCCGACCGCGACGCCCAGACCGCCGTCGTCGACGTCATCCGGGAACGGTATCCGGACGACGCCGTCGTCGGCGAGGAGGACGAGGAGCTGAAGGACGTCCCCGACGCCGGTCCAGCGTGGGTGATCGATCCGATCGACGGGACGAACAACTACGTCCGCGGGACCCGCGTGTGGGGGACGTCAGTCGCCGCGGTCCGGGACGGCGAACCGCTCGCCGCGGCGACGAATCTCCCCGCACTCGGCGACGTGTACTGGACCGACGGCGAGACGACATACCGCGACGGCGAGCGCGTGACCGTCTCGACGAGATCGGATCCCGAAGCGTGCGTCGTCACGCCGACGATGTGGTGGAATTTCGACGAGAGAGACGAGTACGGGCGAGCCTGCCAGGCGATCGCGGACCGATTCGGCGACCTCCGACGGGCGGGATGCGCCCAGGCCGAACTCGCAGCCGTCGCCGACGGATCGCTCGACGGCGTCGTGACGAACCTCCGCGCGTACCCCTGGGACACCGTGGCCGGCGTCGCGATGATCCGCGCCGCGGGCGGAACCGTCACCGACCTCGCGGGTGACCGCTGGCGACACGACTCCGTCGGCCTCGTCGCGTCGAACGGCCGCGTCCACGACGCCGTGCTGGCGGCCGCTCGCGACATCGACGGGGAGTGA
- a CDS encoding MogA/MoaB family molybdenum cofactor biosynthesis protein — protein MSDEHHHDGTREHDDTTGHDHDETGGHGDSGPHGHDDHHAHDVSALSAAVVTVSTSRTLEEDPAGDAIAAAFESADHDVSVRDVVEDDFDTLQSTVDRLVDRDDVDAVVTTGGTGVTPDDVTIEAVSALFEKELPGFGELFRRYSEDEIGTRVVGTRATAGVVQGVPVFCLPGSENAARLGSEELIVPEAPHLAGLARRPEE, from the coding sequence ATGAGCGACGAGCACCACCACGACGGGACACGCGAACACGACGACACGACGGGACACGACCACGACGAGACGGGAGGTCACGGCGATAGCGGTCCGCACGGTCACGACGACCACCACGCGCACGACGTCAGTGCACTCAGCGCCGCCGTCGTCACCGTATCCACGTCGCGGACGCTCGAGGAGGACCCCGCGGGCGACGCCATCGCGGCGGCGTTCGAATCCGCCGACCACGACGTGTCCGTCAGAGACGTCGTCGAAGACGACTTCGACACGCTCCAGTCGACGGTCGATCGGCTCGTCGACCGCGACGACGTGGACGCGGTCGTCACCACGGGCGGAACGGGCGTCACGCCGGACGACGTCACTATCGAGGCGGTCAGCGCCCTCTTCGAGAAGGAACTCCCGGGGTTCGGCGAGCTGTTCCGCCGCTACTCCGAGGACGAGATCGGGACGCGCGTGGTCGGCACGCGGGCGACGGCGGGCGTCGTCCAGGGGGTGCCCGTGTTCTGTCTCCCCGGCAGCGAGAACGCGGCCCGGCTCGGGAGCGAGGAGCTGATCGTTCCGGAAGCCCCGCACCTCGCCGGCCTGGCGAGGCGGCCGGAGGAGTGA
- a CDS encoding Lrp/AsnC family transcriptional regulator, giving the protein MELDETDRTILRILQSDARTPFSEIAREIDMSSATVHDRVGRMEDAGVIEGYHAKIDPRAVGLGTSALVGLRIEQGRETDALERLREIDGVQEIHLTTGEWDVVLRLYAEDTDGLRELMFDEISRIEGFSRSQTMVILATDLEAPALPI; this is encoded by the coding sequence ATGGAACTCGACGAGACGGACCGGACGATTCTTCGGATCCTTCAGTCCGACGCGCGGACGCCGTTCAGCGAGATCGCGCGAGAGATCGACATGTCCAGCGCGACCGTCCACGACCGGGTCGGTCGGATGGAAGACGCCGGCGTCATCGAGGGGTACCACGCGAAGATCGATCCGCGGGCTGTCGGGCTCGGCACGTCCGCGCTCGTCGGTCTCCGGATCGAGCAGGGACGCGAGACTGACGCCCTCGAACGCCTCCGGGAGATCGACGGCGTCCAGGAGATCCACCTCACGACGGGCGAGTGGGACGTCGTCCTTCGGCTCTACGCCGAGGACACCGACGGGCTCCGGGAGTTGATGTTCGACGAGATATCCCGGATCGAGGGGTTCTCGCGGTCGCAGACGATGGTCATCCTCGCGACTGACTTGGAAGCGCCGGCGCTTCCGATCTGA
- a CDS encoding biotin--[acetyl-CoA-carboxylase] ligase: MNETRRELLAALADGPVPGPELAERLGVSRAAVWKQVEALREAGFEVESGDAGYRVVSVPEYGAAAIEFGLDAPYDVEYHERIPSTNDRARELAADGAENVAVVADEQTGGRGRLAREWTAPSGGIWVSLLLRPSRPPADVPLYTLAAAVAVARASRDVGVDARIKWPNDVLVADEAGEERKLCGILTEMEGEADRVSWLVVGPGINANIDADALPPDATSLRAEVGDVDRRAFLQGVLEAFHRLTRRDAEVGEILDAWREHAATLGRRVRVDTPGGVVEGEAVDVRFPGSLVVRTDGDDERVVHAGDCEHLRPA; encoded by the coding sequence ATGAACGAGACGCGACGCGAACTGCTGGCTGCGCTCGCGGACGGCCCCGTTCCGGGACCGGAACTCGCCGAGCGACTCGGCGTGTCGCGGGCGGCGGTCTGGAAGCAGGTCGAAGCGCTCCGCGAGGCGGGATTCGAGGTCGAGAGCGGCGACGCCGGCTACCGCGTCGTCTCCGTGCCCGAGTACGGCGCGGCGGCGATCGAGTTCGGCCTCGACGCGCCGTACGACGTCGAGTACCACGAGCGGATCCCGAGCACGAACGACCGCGCCCGCGAGCTCGCCGCCGACGGCGCCGAGAACGTCGCCGTCGTCGCCGACGAACAGACCGGGGGTCGCGGCCGCCTGGCCAGGGAGTGGACCGCGCCGTCGGGCGGGATCTGGGTGAGCCTGCTCCTTCGGCCGTCCAGGCCACCCGCGGACGTCCCGCTGTACACGCTCGCCGCCGCTGTCGCCGTCGCCCGCGCGAGCCGAGACGTCGGCGTCGACGCGCGGATCAAGTGGCCGAACGACGTGCTCGTCGCGGACGAGGCGGGCGAGGAGCGGAAGCTCTGCGGCATCCTGACCGAGATGGAGGGCGAGGCCGACCGCGTCTCCTGGCTCGTCGTCGGCCCCGGAATAAACGCGAACATCGACGCCGACGCGCTCCCGCCGGACGCGACGAGTCTCCGCGCGGAAGTCGGAGACGTCGACCGCCGCGCGTTCCTGCAGGGCGTCCTCGAAGCGTTCCACCGTCTCACGAGGAGGGACGCCGAGGTCGGGGAGATACTCGACGCGTGGCGCGAACACGCCGCGACGCTCGGGCGTCGCGTGCGGGTCGACACGCCCGGGGGCGTCGTCGAGGGCGAGGCCGTCGACGTGCGGTTTCCGGGCAGTCTCGTCGTCCGGACCGACGGCGACGACGAGCGCGTCGTCCACGCCGGCGACTGCGAACATCTCCGGCCGGCGTAG
- a CDS encoding acetyl-CoA carboxylase biotin carboxylase subunit has protein sequence MFNKVLVANRGEIALRVMRACRDLGVRTVAIYSDADKNAGHVRFADEAYNVGPARAADSYLDHEAVIEAGRKAGADAVHPGYGFLAENAEFARKVEMSELTWVGPSADAMERLGEKTKARALMQEADVPVVPGTTEPVESADEVKQIAAEYGYPVAIKAEGGGGGRGLKVVRSEDEVESQLETAQREGKAYFDNASVYVEKYLEAPRHVEVQILADEHGNVRHLGERDCSLQRRHQKVIEEAPSPALDADLRERIGEAARRGVREADYTNAGTVEFLVEDGEFYFMEVNTRIQVEHTVTEEVTGIDVVKWQLRVAAGDELDFAQEDIEIDGHAIEYRINAENAADEFAPATGTLETYDPPGGIGVRIDDAVRQGDEIGGDYDSMIAKLIVAAGDRRECLARSERALSEFEIEGLSTIVPFHRLMLTDEAFRAGEHTTKYLDEELDRTRIDRAVEKWGAADASPAKDDGEGGDESGADAEVTEREFTVEVNGKRFEVNLEERGAPPVPDIDALGNGGTAAGRDGGPSRSRPEEAAGGDDGEVVVEGEGEQVTAEMQGTILSVDVGEGEEVAAGDVVCVLEAMKMENDVVTERGGTVTQVLIEEGDSVDMDDVLVVLE, from the coding sequence ATGTTCAACAAGGTTCTCGTCGCCAACCGCGGAGAGATCGCCCTCCGGGTGATGCGGGCGTGCCGCGACCTAGGCGTCCGAACGGTCGCGATCTACAGCGACGCCGACAAAAACGCCGGGCACGTCCGGTTCGCCGACGAGGCGTACAACGTCGGTCCCGCGCGCGCGGCCGACTCGTACCTCGATCACGAGGCCGTCATCGAGGCGGGAAGGAAGGCCGGCGCGGACGCCGTCCACCCGGGCTACGGCTTCCTGGCGGAGAACGCGGAGTTCGCCCGGAAGGTCGAGATGAGCGAACTCACGTGGGTCGGCCCCTCCGCGGACGCGATGGAGCGCCTCGGCGAGAAGACCAAGGCCCGCGCGCTGATGCAGGAGGCCGACGTACCGGTGGTTCCGGGGACCACCGAACCGGTCGAGTCGGCCGACGAGGTGAAACAGATCGCCGCCGAGTACGGGTACCCGGTCGCGATCAAGGCCGAGGGCGGCGGCGGCGGTCGCGGCCTGAAGGTCGTCCGGTCCGAGGACGAGGTCGAATCGCAGTTGGAGACCGCCCAGCGCGAGGGCAAGGCGTACTTCGACAACGCCTCGGTGTACGTCGAGAAGTACCTCGAAGCGCCGCGGCACGTCGAGGTGCAGATCTTGGCGGACGAACACGGGAACGTCCGGCATCTGGGCGAGCGCGACTGCTCCTTGCAGCGTCGCCACCAGAAGGTCATCGAGGAGGCGCCCTCGCCCGCGCTCGACGCCGACCTCCGCGAGCGGATCGGCGAGGCGGCCCGCCGCGGCGTCCGCGAGGCCGACTACACCAACGCCGGGACGGTCGAATTTCTAGTAGAGGACGGCGAGTTCTACTTTATGGAGGTCAACACCCGGATCCAGGTCGAACACACCGTCACCGAGGAGGTCACCGGCATCGACGTCGTGAAGTGGCAACTCCGAGTCGCCGCCGGCGACGAACTGGACTTCGCACAGGAGGACATCGAGATCGACGGCCACGCGATCGAGTACCGCATCAACGCCGAGAACGCGGCCGACGAGTTCGCGCCCGCGACGGGGACGCTCGAGACCTACGACCCGCCGGGCGGGATCGGAGTCCGCATCGACGACGCCGTCCGGCAGGGCGACGAGATCGGCGGCGACTACGACTCGATGATCGCGAAACTGATCGTCGCCGCCGGGGACAGAAGGGAGTGTCTCGCCCGCTCGGAGCGAGCGCTCTCGGAATTCGAGATCGAGGGGCTCTCCACCATCGTCCCCTTCCACCGGCTGATGCTGACCGACGAGGCGTTCCGCGCGGGCGAACACACCACGAAGTACCTCGACGAGGAACTCGACCGGACGCGGATCGACCGCGCGGTCGAGAAGTGGGGCGCGGCCGACGCGTCGCCGGCGAAGGACGATGGCGAGGGGGGCGACGAGAGCGGTGCGGATGCCGAGGTGACCGAGCGGGAGTTCACCGTCGAGGTGAACGGCAAGCGCTTCGAGGTCAACCTCGAAGAGCGGGGCGCGCCGCCGGTGCCCGACATCGACGCCCTCGGAAACGGCGGGACGGCCGCCGGAAGGGACGGCGGTCCGAGCCGTTCGCGACCGGAGGAAGCGGCCGGCGGCGACGACGGCGAAGTCGTCGTCGAGGGCGAGGGCGAGCAGGTCACCGCGGAGATGCAGGGAACGATCCTCTCGGTCGACGTCGGGGAGGGCGAGGAGGTCGCCGCCGGCGACGTCGTCTGCGTGCTCGAAGCGATGAAGATGGAGAACGACGTCGTCACAGAACGGGGCGGCACCGTCACGCAGGTCCTCATCGAGGAAGGCGACAGCGTCGATATGGACGACGTGCTCGTGGTTCTCGAATGA
- a CDS encoding 50S ribosomal protein L37e codes for MTGAGTPSQGKKNKTTHVKCRRCGEKSYHVKKKVCSSCGFGKSAKRRDYEWQSKTGDN; via the coding sequence ATGACGGGCGCAGGAACCCCCAGTCAAGGAAAGAAGAACAAGACGACGCACGTGAAGTGTCGCCGCTGCGGCGAGAAGTCCTACCACGTGAAAAAGAAGGTCTGCTCCTCGTGCGGCTTCGGCAAGTCGGCCAAGCGCCGCGACTACGAGTGGCAGTCGAAGACCGGCGACAACTGA
- a CDS encoding LSM domain-containing protein: MSGRPLDVLEAALEDVVTVTLKDGTAYYGTLAGYDQHMNAVLEPPMDVEDVAVGELEVTAVEDTTIIRGDNVVTIQT, encoded by the coding sequence ATGAGCGGACGACCCCTCGACGTTCTCGAAGCCGCACTCGAAGACGTCGTCACGGTCACGTTGAAGGACGGCACCGCATACTACGGCACCCTCGCGGGCTACGACCAACATATGAACGCCGTCCTTGAGCCTCCGATGGACGTCGAGGACGTCGCAGTCGGCGAACTGGAGGTCACAGCGGTCGAAGACACAACGATTATACGCGGCGATAACGTCGTGACGATACAAACATGA